One segment of Rickettsiales bacterium Ac37b DNA contains the following:
- the motB gene encoding Chemotaxis protein MotB — MSKDSNKTLIIKKIKKSGQAGGHGGTWKLAYADFVTAMMAFFLLLWILNSVSSKKLQGIADYFTPTIGLPNSAGTLQPNTPTQKHSANNSIVFGSPPPGAIIKMPEKIRQTLEQLDARNFSLTQSSLQKAISDNPELKEFSDSIMIDETPEGLRIQLIEQEKRPLFVIGTSKLQPYTKTMLDTISQYIRYMPNYLSIDGHTNKDRTVNRIDSWQLSSERSVMTRRYLINAGDIDSEQIFRVTGYADQDPIDASNPYELRNIRISLVLLRNTIVPFSKQVLPKAVLFEEK; from the coding sequence ATGTCCAAGGATAGTAATAAAACATTAATAATTAAAAAAATTAAAAAATCAGGACAAGCTGGCGGTCACGGAGGTACTTGGAAACTTGCATATGCCGACTTTGTAACAGCTATGATGGCCTTTTTTCTATTATTATGGATCTTAAATTCTGTATCTTCTAAAAAACTACAAGGTATCGCAGATTATTTTACTCCAACTATTGGTCTACCTAATTCTGCAGGCACTTTACAACCCAACACTCCTACACAAAAACATTCAGCTAACAATAGCATTGTATTTGGCTCACCTCCTCCTGGAGCTATTATTAAGATGCCAGAAAAAATTAGACAAACATTAGAACAGCTTGATGCTAGAAATTTTTCACTTACCCAAAGTAGCTTACAAAAAGCTATATCCGATAATCCAGAACTTAAAGAATTTAGTGACAGTATAATGATTGATGAAACTCCTGAAGGATTAAGAATTCAGTTAATAGAGCAAGAAAAACGTCCATTATTTGTTATAGGAACTTCAAAGTTACAACCCTATACAAAAACTATGTTAGATACAATATCTCAATATATACGCTATATGCCTAATTATCTTTCAATTGATGGACATACGAATAAAGATAGAACTGTCAATAGAATAGATAGCTGGCAATTATCTTCAGAAAGGTCAGTCATGACCCGAAGATATCTCATTAATGCTGGTGATATAGACTCAGAACAAATTTTTCGGGTTACTGGTTATGCAGACCAAGACCCTATTGATGCATCAAATCCTTATGAATTACGTAACATACGTATTTCTTTAGTATTATTGCGTAATACCATCGTACCATTTAGCAAACAAGTATTACCTAAAGCTGTGTTATTTGAAGAAAAATAA
- the motA gene encoding Chemotaxis protein MotA yields the protein MLFIIGLIIVVVSVLGGYVLHHGQLILLWQPSEFIIICGAAFGSFLITNPMDIVKATGKQLKYLFKTKPYTKHNYIELLTFLFTIFKLMKTKGMLALEAHVEDPNSSDIFQQFPEVIKDHHILAFICDALRLLIMGVDNYFHMEELIDKELEVHEIDANHPSHALINVGESLPAFGIVAAVLGVINTMRSISSPPQILGMLIAGALVGTFVGVLLAYGIVLPMGNFLHKYHEAEHQYLKCIKAGIIAHMQGNAPAVTVEFVRKLIPPLERPTFHELENALNERSNT from the coding sequence ATGTTATTTATCATAGGTTTAATAATAGTAGTAGTATCAGTACTGGGCGGATATGTACTTCATCATGGCCAACTAATTCTATTGTGGCAACCAAGTGAATTTATAATTATTTGTGGCGCAGCGTTTGGCTCCTTTTTGATTACTAATCCAATGGACATTGTAAAAGCTACAGGAAAACAATTAAAATACTTATTTAAAACTAAGCCCTACACCAAACATAATTATATAGAATTATTAACTTTTTTATTTACTATTTTTAAACTTATGAAAACTAAAGGTATGCTTGCATTAGAAGCTCATGTCGAAGATCCAAATTCCAGTGATATTTTTCAACAGTTCCCTGAAGTTATAAAAGACCACCACATATTAGCTTTCATTTGTGATGCCCTAAGATTACTCATTATGGGTGTAGATAATTATTTTCATATGGAAGAGTTAATAGATAAAGAATTAGAAGTTCATGAAATAGATGCTAATCACCCCTCACATGCTCTTATAAATGTAGGAGAAAGCTTACCTGCATTCGGTATCGTAGCTGCGGTACTAGGAGTTATTAATACAATGCGCAGCATATCTTCTCCTCCTCAAATTTTAGGTATGCTAATTGCGGGCGCCCTTGTAGGAACATTTGTAGGTGTATTATTGGCTTATGGTATTGTCTTACCTATGGGAAATTTTCTACATAAATACCATGAAGCTGAACATCAATATTTAAAATGTATTAAAGCTGGAATTATTGCACATATGCAAGGTAATGCACCTGCAGTCACTGTAGAATTTGTTAGAAAGCTTATTCCTCCTCTTGAAAGACCTACCTTTCATGAGCTAGAAAATGCATTAAATGAACGATCAAATACCTAG
- a CDS encoding p-hydroxyphenylacetate 3-hydroxylase, reductase component, which produces MILEPLQFKKALSNFTTGVVVITAMTQDREKIGVTITSFTSLSLDPPLVLFCLSNKSYSIKYFKESKYFNVNILAQDQEHIAYQFAYMHGADKWHNINISMSKNSNLPVIDDCIAYIECEKYQESIGGDHIIFMGKVMNFVSVSSKLPLARFQGKYSTLLEKGSDERDSR; this is translated from the coding sequence ATGATTTTAGAACCGTTACAATTTAAGAAAGCATTAAGTAATTTTACTACTGGTGTAGTTGTGATAACAGCAATGACTCAAGATAGAGAAAAAATTGGAGTTACTATAACATCTTTTACTTCTCTATCTCTTGATCCTCCGCTAGTATTATTTTGTTTAAGTAATAAATCATATAGTATTAAATATTTTAAAGAGTCTAAATATTTTAATGTAAATATATTAGCTCAGGATCAAGAGCATATAGCATATCAATTTGCTTATATGCATGGTGCGGACAAATGGCATAATATTAATATCTCAATGAGTAAAAATAGTAATTTGCCTGTTATTGATGATTGTATAGCTTATATAGAATGTGAAAAGTATCAGGAAAGTATAGGTGGTGACCATATAATTTTTATGGGTAAAGTTATGAATTTTGTGTCTGTATCTAGCAAATTACCTTTGGCAAGATTTCAGGGAAAATATAGTACTTTATTAGAAAAAGGCAGTGATGAAAGAGATAGTAGATAA
- the engB gene encoding putative GTP-binding protein EngB codes for MKEIVDKKILHVFAQETVFLAGARKFADIPKFFVPEVAFWGRSNVGKSSLLNFILNRKKLVRVSHTPGRTQQLNFFSLNQKIILVDLPGYGYAKVSKSRIKGWNNLTIEYLEKRTNLKRVYILIDARRSIKEIDMEAMDILDYSGVSYQIVFTKLDKVTDKEREKLALDIENIKAYHSALHPALIFTSARDSIGLEEIRYSIAEFMDL; via the coding sequence ATGAAAGAGATAGTAGATAAAAAAATATTACATGTATTTGCACAAGAGACTGTCTTTCTGGCTGGTGCGCGTAAATTTGCTGATATACCAAAATTTTTTGTTCCTGAAGTAGCATTTTGGGGAAGATCAAATGTTGGTAAATCTAGCTTATTAAATTTTATTTTGAATAGAAAAAAACTAGTTAGAGTTTCTCATACTCCAGGTAGAACACAACAACTTAACTTTTTTTCATTAAATCAAAAGATTATATTAGTTGATTTACCTGGCTATGGGTATGCAAAGGTTAGTAAATCTCGTATTAAGGGATGGAATAATTTAACTATTGAGTATCTAGAAAAGCGTACTAATTTAAAAAGAGTATACATCTTAATAGATGCTAGGCGTTCTATAAAAGAGATTGATATGGAGGCTATGGATATATTGGATTATAGTGGAGTATCTTACCAAATTGTTTTCACTAAACTTGATAAGGTAACGGATAAAGAAAGAGAAAAATTGGCACTTGATATAGAAAATATAAAGGCTTACCACTCAGCTTTGCATCCAGCACTAATTTTTACTAGTGCTAGAGACTCTATAGGATTAGAAGAAATACGTTATTCAATAGCTGAGTTTATGGATTTATAA
- a CDS encoding Putative TrmH family tRNA/rRNA methyltransferase has product MKKITHNTIWLYGKHAVFAALKNPNRKCYTLLITKHIYPEIFNSAIPNNKKIKIITTDVNTIASKLPNAAVHQNMALEVATLPEISLEYLINNFKDNRNSIIILDQITDTHNIGAILRSAAAFNCLCVILPRNHAPNETNTMAKSASGALESVPLVRVTNLAHTINYLKSVGYWCIGLDASSTTYLEHNKLPDKTVFIMGNEETGLRRLTKENCDFLMKIPMSDKIESLNVSNAAAITLYTFFLSTK; this is encoded by the coding sequence TTGAAAAAGATAACACATAATACAATTTGGCTATACGGTAAACATGCTGTTTTTGCTGCACTTAAAAATCCAAATAGAAAATGCTATACGTTACTTATCACCAAACATATTTATCCAGAAATTTTTAATTCTGCAATACCAAATAATAAAAAAATTAAAATTATTACCACTGATGTAAATACCATCGCATCCAAACTACCAAATGCTGCTGTACACCAAAATATGGCACTAGAAGTTGCTACATTACCTGAGATTTCTTTAGAATATTTAATAAATAATTTTAAAGACAATAGAAATTCTATTATTATTTTAGATCAAATTACTGATACCCATAATATTGGAGCTATCTTAAGATCAGCAGCAGCATTCAATTGCTTATGTGTGATTCTGCCACGTAATCATGCACCAAACGAAACTAATACTATGGCTAAATCTGCCTCTGGTGCCCTAGAATCTGTACCATTAGTAAGAGTGACAAATTTAGCACATACTATTAATTATTTAAAATCTGTAGGATATTGGTGTATAGGGCTTGATGCCTCCTCAACAACTTATTTAGAACATAACAAACTGCCTGATAAAACTGTGTTTATCATGGGAAATGAAGAAACTGGCTTAAGAAGATTAACAAAAGAAAATTGTGATTTTTTAATGAAAATTCCTATGAGTGATAAAATAGAAAGTTTAAATGTTTCCAATGCTGCCGCAATAACTTTGTATACATTCTTTCTATCAACAAAATAA
- the tufA_2 gene encoding Elongation factor Tu, with product MAKAKFERNKPHCNIGTIGHVDHGKTSLTAAITKVLSEDASIGSASYAAYDSIDKAPEERARGITISTAHVEYETKNRHYAHVDCPGHADYVKNMITGAAQMDGAILVVSAADGPMPQTREHILLARQVGVPALVVALNKVDMVEDEELLELVEMEVRELLSSYGFDGDKIPIIRCSALAALENTDNKLGKEAIIELMKAVDETIPQPERDIDRAFLMPVEDVFSISGRGTVVTGRIERGIVKTGDEIEIVGLKPTLKTTCTGVEMFRKLLDEGRAGDNVGVLLRGTKREEVQRGQVLAKPGTITPHTDFETEVYILTAEEGGRHTPFFNNYRPQFYFRTTDVTGTIELPEDKKMVMPGDTVKLSVSLIAPIAMDEGLRFAIREGGRTVGAGLVNKIKK from the coding sequence ATGGCAAAGGCAAAATTTGAGAGAAATAAGCCGCATTGTAATATAGGTACAATAGGTCACGTGGATCATGGTAAGACGTCATTAACAGCAGCAATAACAAAAGTATTATCTGAAGATGCGAGTATAGGTTCAGCGAGCTATGCGGCATATGATTCGATAGACAAGGCGCCAGAAGAAAGAGCAAGAGGAATAACAATTAGTACAGCGCATGTAGAGTATGAAACAAAGAATAGGCACTATGCGCATGTAGACTGTCCTGGTCACGCAGATTATGTAAAGAATATGATTACAGGAGCTGCTCAAATGGATGGAGCGATATTAGTAGTGTCAGCAGCTGATGGTCCTATGCCTCAGACAAGAGAGCATATATTATTAGCGAGACAGGTAGGAGTTCCAGCGTTAGTAGTTGCGCTAAATAAAGTAGATATGGTAGAGGATGAAGAGTTATTAGAATTAGTTGAGATGGAAGTTAGAGAATTATTGAGTTCCTATGGATTTGATGGAGATAAGATACCTATAATAAGATGCTCAGCCTTAGCGGCATTAGAGAATACAGATAATAAGCTAGGTAAAGAAGCGATTATTGAGTTGATGAAGGCAGTAGATGAGACGATACCACAACCTGAGAGGGATATAGATAGAGCCTTCTTGATGCCAGTGGAAGATGTATTTTCGATATCTGGAAGAGGGACGGTAGTAACAGGAAGGATTGAGAGAGGAATAGTCAAGACGGGTGATGAGATAGAGATAGTAGGTTTAAAGCCGACATTAAAGACGACCTGTACAGGTGTAGAGATGTTCCGTAAGCTACTAGATGAGGGTAGAGCTGGTGATAACGTTGGGGTATTGTTGCGTGGTACGAAGAGAGAGGAAGTTCAGAGGGGTCAAGTATTGGCTAAACCAGGTACGATTACTCCGCATACAGATTTTGAGACAGAAGTATATATATTAACGGCAGAAGAGGGTGGAAGACATACGCCATTTTTCAATAATTATAGGCCGCAATTTTATTTTAGAACCACGGATGTTACGGGTACTATAGAATTGCCAGAAGATAAGAAGATGGTGATGCCAGGTGATACAGTAAAATTGAGTGTAAGTTTAATAGCGCCGATTGCTATGGATGAGGGGTTAAGATTTGCGATCAGAGAAGGTGGTAGGACTGTTGGAGCTGGTTTAGTTAATAAAATAAAAAAATAG
- the rpsJ gene encoding Ribosomal protein S10 — translation MHKQKIRIRLKAFDHKVLDQATKKIVSTVQRTGAEISPIPLPQKIERFTVNRSPHIDKKSREQFEIRRHRRLLTISNPTPQTIDALMKVDLAAGVDVEIKLVGGE, via the coding sequence ATGCATAAACAAAAAATACGTATTAGATTAAAAGCTTTTGATCATAAGGTTTTAGATCAAGCAACTAAAAAGATTGTGAGTACGGTTCAGAGGACTGGTGCTGAAATTAGTCCTATACCTTTGCCTCAAAAAATTGAAAGATTTACTGTTAATAGATCGCCTCATATTGACAAAAAATCTAGGGAGCAGTTTGAAATTAGGCGTCATAGAAGATTGTTGACTATTAGCAATCCTACTCCGCAGACAATAGATGCGCTTATGAAAGTAGATTTAGCTGCTGGTGTGGATGTGGAGATAAAATTGGTTGGAGGAGAGTGA
- the rplC gene encoding Ribosomal protein L3 has product MRTGLVAKKLGMSAIYQDGVRVPVTLLKLEDCQVVSTKSIDKDGYRAVQLGVGTIKAKNVSKPLKGHFAKAKVQPKRKLVEFKVSEKAMLTVGDRIVADHFVTGQFVDITGITVGKGFAGGMKRHNFRGLEASHGVSISHRSHGSTGQRQDPGKVFKGKKMAGHLGTEKVTIQNLKVVGIDSKEGLIIIKGAVPGKKGYVLIRDSVKRALPEGVKIPAAIIKEQSE; this is encoded by the coding sequence ATGAGAACGGGATTAGTTGCTAAAAAACTTGGGATGTCTGCTATATATCAAGATGGTGTGCGTGTACCAGTGACTTTGTTGAAATTAGAAGATTGTCAAGTAGTTTCAACTAAGTCTATAGATAAAGATGGTTATCGTGCTGTTCAGCTTGGTGTAGGAACGATAAAAGCAAAAAACGTATCAAAGCCTTTGAAGGGACATTTTGCAAAAGCAAAAGTTCAGCCTAAGCGTAAATTAGTAGAGTTTAAGGTTTCTGAGAAAGCTATGCTTACGGTAGGAGATAGAATAGTAGCTGATCATTTTGTTACGGGTCAATTTGTAGATATTACTGGGATTACGGTTGGTAAAGGTTTTGCTGGTGGTATGAAGAGGCACAATTTTCGTGGTTTAGAAGCTAGTCACGGTGTATCTATTTCGCATAGATCGCATGGTTCTACTGGACAAAGGCAAGATCCTGGTAAGGTGTTTAAGGGCAAAAAAATGGCTGGCCACCTTGGTACTGAAAAAGTTACTATACAAAATTTAAAAGTAGTGGGTATTGATTCTAAGGAAGGATTAATTATTATAAAAGGCGCTGTTCCTGGTAAAAAAGGTTATGTCTTAATACGTGATTCTGTAAAACGTGCTTTGCCTGAAGGTGTAAAAATTCCAGCTGCTATTATCAAAGAACAGAGTGAGTAG
- the rplD gene encoding Ribosomal protein L4, translating to MKTNVLSLENKVVGEIQLSQEIFNLPNREDILHRVIEWQRAKRRAGTHKTKTVGEVSGTTKKPYKQKGTGHARQGSLRSGQFRGGATIFGPNVRSHAYDLPKKVRKLGLKTALSAKMLSGKLLIIDEAKLAAPKTKIVKDLLKNFGLSSVLIIDGANVDSNFLQSINNLNAVDILPHIGANVYDILRHDTLLITKEGVKQLEERLK from the coding sequence ATGAAAACTAATGTATTAAGTTTAGAAAATAAAGTAGTGGGTGAAATCCAGTTAAGTCAGGAGATTTTTAATCTTCCTAATAGAGAGGATATCCTGCATAGAGTAATAGAATGGCAAAGGGCGAAGAGGCGTGCTGGTACTCACAAAACAAAAACTGTGGGAGAGGTTTCTGGTACTACTAAAAAGCCTTATAAGCAGAAGGGTACAGGGCATGCTAGGCAAGGTAGTTTGCGTTCCGGGCAGTTTAGGGGTGGTGCTACTATATTTGGTCCTAATGTACGTAGTCATGCTTATGATTTACCTAAGAAAGTAAGAAAATTAGGTTTAAAAACAGCACTATCAGCAAAAATGTTATCAGGAAAACTATTGATTATTGATGAAGCTAAGTTAGCTGCTCCTAAAACTAAAATAGTAAAAGATTTATTGAAAAATTTTGGCTTATCTTCTGTATTAATCATTGATGGAGCTAATGTAGATAGCAATTTTTTACAATCAATAAACAATTTAAACGCTGTAGATATACTGCCTCACATAGGTGCCAATGTATATGATATATTACGTCATGATACATTGTTGATTACTAAAGAGGGAGTGAAGCAACTAGAGGAGAGATTGAAGTGA
- the rplW gene encoding Ribosomal protein L23, with protein MIKDNIYDIIRSPIITEKSTRATEVENKHSFLVSVGATKYTIKTAIEHLFGINVTKVNIINMSGKRKMFRGKVGKRNDYKKAIISLSSGQNIDISGIEV; from the coding sequence GTGATAAAAGATAATATATATGACATTATTAGATCTCCAATTATAACGGAAAAATCAACCAGAGCAACAGAAGTTGAAAATAAACATAGTTTTTTGGTAAGTGTAGGTGCTACAAAATATACAATAAAAACTGCTATTGAACATTTGTTTGGTATAAATGTTACCAAGGTGAATATAATTAATATGTCAGGTAAAAGAAAAATGTTTAGGGGTAAAGTGGGCAAAAGAAATGATTATAAAAAAGCTATAATTTCATTGTCTTCTGGTCAAAATATAGATATTTCTGGAATAGAGGTATAA
- the rplB gene encoding Ribosomal protein L2 has translation MVLKKFRPTTPSQRELVLVDKSNLWKGKPVKTLTSGKKNTGGRNNLGRITSWHRGGGHKKRYRIIDFKRNKLNIEAVVERIEYDPNRTAYIALIKYLDDTLSYILAPQKLEVGDKVIAGRNVDIKVGNALPMYDIPVGTILHNVELKPLKGGQLARSAGSYVQLIGKDSGYALLRLRSGEVRMVRSDCMATIGTVSNADHQNKNYGKAGRMRWLGCRPTVRGVAMNPVDHPHGGGEGKTSGGRHPVTPWGKSTKGKRTRSNKSTGKYIIRRRYAK, from the coding sequence ATGGTATTAAAAAAATTTAGACCTACTACGCCTTCACAAAGAGAATTAGTGTTGGTCGATAAATCTAATCTTTGGAAGGGTAAACCTGTCAAAACTTTGACTTCTGGTAAAAAAAACACAGGTGGTCGTAATAATTTAGGACGTATTACGTCTTGGCATCGTGGAGGTGGACATAAGAAACGTTATAGAATTATTGATTTTAAACGTAACAAATTAAATATAGAAGCGGTGGTAGAAAGGATAGAATATGATCCTAATAGAACGGCATATATTGCGCTAATTAAATATCTTGATGATACTTTGTCTTATATATTAGCTCCTCAGAAACTTGAGGTAGGTGATAAGGTGATCGCAGGTCGTAATGTAGATATTAAAGTTGGTAACGCATTACCTATGTATGACATACCTGTAGGAACTATTTTGCATAATGTAGAATTAAAGCCATTAAAAGGTGGTCAATTAGCTAGGTCTGCTGGTAGTTATGTTCAGCTTATAGGTAAAGATTCTGGCTATGCATTGCTAAGGTTAAGATCTGGTGAAGTTAGGATGGTTAGAAGCGATTGTATGGCTACTATTGGTACGGTATCCAATGCTGATCACCAGAATAAAAATTATGGTAAGGCTGGTCGTATGAGATGGCTTGGATGTAGACCTACTGTCAGAGGTGTAGCAATGAATCCTGTAGATCATCCTCATGGTGGTGGAGAAGGTAAAACTTCTGGTGGTCGTCATCCTGTAACTCCTTGGGGTAAATCAACCAAAGGTAAAAGAACAAGATCAAATAAATCTACTGGTAAATATATAATACGTCGTAGATACGCAAAATAA
- the rpsS gene encoding Ribosomal protein S19 has translation MARSVWKGPVVDGYLLKKVQKVLQSGRNQIIKTWSRRSTIIPDFVGLTFGVYNGRKFIPVLVKEEMVGYKLGEFSPTRTFNGHSGDKKAKRG, from the coding sequence ATGGCACGTTCTGTATGGAAAGGTCCAGTTGTAGATGGTTATTTATTAAAAAAAGTACAAAAGGTCTTGCAATCTGGGCGTAATCAGATTATTAAGACATGGTCTAGAAGATCTACTATTATACCTGATTTTGTTGGGTTAACGTTTGGTGTATATAATGGACGTAAGTTTATTCCTGTCCTAGTTAAGGAAGAGATGGTAGGATATAAGCTTGGAGAATTTTCTCCTACTAGGACTTTTAATGGTCATAGTGGTGATAAAAAAGCTAAAAGAGGATAG
- the rplV gene encoding Ribosomal protein L22, which translates to MGKKAKPSKIANNEAIAKSTSLRVSPRKLGLIASFIQNMKVSEAVVQLTFVRKRIAGEVKKCLQSAIANAENNHNLDIDKLYVYRAVVGKSVVMKRMHARARGRANRIHKYFSNLSIIVREYEEK; encoded by the coding sequence ATGGGTAAAAAAGCAAAACCAAGTAAAATTGCTAATAATGAGGCTATAGCTAAATCTACTTCTTTGCGTGTTAGCCCAAGGAAATTAGGGCTTATTGCTTCTTTCATACAAAATATGAAAGTAAGCGAGGCTGTAGTGCAACTTACGTTTGTGAGGAAGCGTATTGCAGGAGAAGTAAAAAAGTGTTTGCAGTCTGCTATAGCGAATGCGGAAAATAATCACAACTTAGACATAGATAAATTATATGTTTATAGAGCTGTAGTAGGTAAATCTGTTGTGATGAAAAGAATGCATGCTAGAGCAAGAGGTAGGGCGAATAGAATTCATAAATATTTTAGCAATTTATCTATAATTGTACGTGAATATGAGGAGAAATAA